The following proteins are encoded in a genomic region of Candidatus Poribacteria bacterium:
- a CDS encoding Gfo/Idh/MocA family oxidoreductase — protein sequence MDKIRVGIIGCGGIFRSLHAPYYQEPTRRADIVAIADINDTSANEQAAQFGADAYTDYRALLNRQDIDAVDVCVHPRPHLEITRAATAAGKHILMEKPMCCSVAEGEEMISAAEEAGVLLMVAYMMRFSPGYMKLKSLLDDGTLGTLQMAYSNQVGWFSPERHPWLFVKAESGGMLVEQAIHELDIWLWLYGPASTVYGFTSHVPLGGTYPPVEEAVENNAVLTVHFKNGGVGMMIKSWASEIRNSGNGLVTSKGSATLIHNGLRWKTHDMASEEEFTAPVPDNGTYRNMPEERRQQRYWGVAAKGASIDHWLQCIAGEAEPTTHGRIGRDGIELAEATYRSSQIGAPISLPL from the coding sequence ATGGACAAGATCAGAGTCGGTATTATCGGATGTGGTGGCATATTTCGTAGCCTCCACGCGCCATATTACCAAGAACCGACGCGCCGTGCGGACATCGTCGCTATCGCTGACATCAACGACACATCTGCAAATGAACAAGCAGCCCAATTCGGGGCAGATGCCTATACAGATTACCGCGCACTCCTCAATAGACAGGATATAGACGCAGTCGATGTCTGTGTCCATCCGCGTCCGCACCTTGAAATCACCCGTGCTGCTACCGCTGCTGGCAAACACATCTTGATGGAGAAACCAATGTGTTGTAGCGTCGCAGAAGGCGAGGAAATGATTTCCGCCGCTGAAGAGGCGGGTGTCCTCCTGATGGTCGCCTATATGATGCGGTTCAGTCCGGGATATATGAAACTAAAATCGCTATTAGACGACGGCACGCTCGGCACACTACAGATGGCGTATTCCAATCAGGTCGGTTGGTTCTCACCGGAACGGCATCCATGGCTCTTTGTGAAGGCAGAATCTGGTGGTATGTTGGTGGAGCAAGCGATTCACGAACTCGATATCTGGTTGTGGTTATACGGTCCCGCCTCTACCGTCTACGGGTTCACAAGCCATGTTCCGCTCGGCGGCACCTATCCACCTGTTGAGGAAGCTGTGGAGAACAATGCCGTGCTGACGGTGCATTTCAAGAATGGTGGTGTCGGTATGATGATTAAGAGCTGGGCATCTGAGATTCGGAACAGCGGTAACGGTCTGGTCACCAGCAAAGGTTCCGCGACGTTGATTCACAATGGACTCCGTTGGAAAACCCACGATATGGCATCTGAGGAAGAATTCACTGCTCCTGTGCCAGATAATGGTACCTATCGCAATATGCCGGAGGAACGGCGGCAGCAGCGGTATTGGGGTGTTGCAGCGAAAGGGGCAAGTATCGACCATTGGCTCCAGTGCATCGCTGGTGAAGCGGAGCCAACAACCCACGGACGCATCGGCAGAGACGGTATTGAGTTGGCAGAAGCAACGTATCGTTCCTCGCAGATCGGCGCACCGATTTCGTTGCCACTGTAG
- a CDS encoding dockerin type I domain-containing protein: MMKTLSVRRKIIVSILTMMVLIYGTQGNLSYGQATASTVQLLPASVASPAVGEKLTLSLNIAGGTSVAGYEAAIEFDTSALRHVESEIGDYLPTGAFFVPPVVAGDLVKLAATSLTGESNGNGTLATITFEVRAVKASTLTLSNVLLSDSEGVTSRPQVEGAQITKAEDPTPTPQTYDYIQGPWLWMIAEGSNIDTDYLELLSDGEINEAMVSQEGITEGKTLGQLRWTGGRIQPSTHCGFFLCASNNVQHVVNATGLSSVQNLSHHTAYAFINIVSPHDQNSVRMGVGSDDAIKVWLNGTVVHRKRTSRRTTGIQDRFNTNLRAGNNLLLVKVSEYSGNWGLFFKIYLDGADFTTSTAVRGLPTNNLAAADVNEDGKIDIHDLILVIRSLGETAPTNPRVDVNVDGSVNKSDLLIIVENLDDSAIPAAPAAMLATLDPATLRAWIDVLPAEADDSIAYRKTLAILQGLLATVLPQETTLLANYPNPFNPETWIPYHLSKDAEVTLHIYAVNGTLVRTLTLGHQAAGMYQNRSRAAYWDGKNEYGESVASGLYVYTLTAGDFIATRKMLIRK, encoded by the coding sequence ATGATGAAAACACTAAGTGTGCGTCGGAAAATCATTGTGTCAATTCTAACAATGATGGTATTGATATATGGCACGCAAGGAAACCTTAGCTACGGTCAAGCCACTGCCTCAACCGTTCAGCTCCTGCCGGCCTCAGTTGCATCTCCTGCTGTCGGAGAAAAGTTAACCCTATCCCTGAACATCGCGGGTGGCACATCGGTGGCAGGCTATGAGGCAGCCATAGAATTCGATACGAGTGCCCTGCGCCATGTGGAAAGTGAGATCGGTGATTATCTGCCAACAGGTGCGTTCTTTGTGCCCCCGGTTGTTGCGGGCGATCTTGTGAAACTTGCTGCAACCTCCCTGACCGGTGAAAGCAATGGGAACGGGACGCTTGCGACGATCACCTTTGAGGTCCGGGCAGTAAAAGCCTCAACATTGACATTATCTAATGTACTTCTCTCCGATAGCGAAGGCGTGACTTCGCGTCCGCAGGTTGAAGGCGCACAGATTACGAAAGCAGAAGACCCCACGCCTACCCCACAGACGTATGACTATATACAAGGCCCCTGGCTCTGGATGATTGCCGAAGGTTCAAACATAGACACGGATTATCTCGAACTCTTAAGTGATGGAGAGATTAACGAAGCGATGGTCTCACAAGAAGGTATCACAGAAGGGAAAACACTGGGGCAGCTCCGATGGACAGGCGGGCGTATTCAGCCATCAACCCATTGTGGTTTTTTCCTCTGTGCCTCAAATAATGTCCAGCATGTCGTTAATGCCACTGGACTCAGCTCAGTTCAGAATCTCAGTCACCACACAGCTTACGCATTTATTAACATTGTCTCACCGCATGACCAAAACAGTGTTCGGATGGGAGTCGGCAGCGATGATGCCATTAAAGTTTGGCTGAATGGAACGGTGGTTCATAGAAAAAGAACCAGCAGGAGAACAACGGGCATCCAAGACAGGTTCAACACAAATCTGAGAGCAGGCAATAACCTCCTGTTAGTCAAAGTCAGCGAGTACTCGGGCAACTGGGGATTATTCTTTAAAATTTATCTTGACGGGGCGGATTTCACGACTTCCACGGCCGTAAGAGGACTGCCTACAAATAACCTGGCCGCGGCAGATGTCAATGAGGATGGCAAGATAGACATTCATGATCTGATTCTCGTGATAAGATCCCTCGGAGAAACCGCACCTACCAATCCGCGTGTTGATGTCAACGTAGATGGCAGCGTCAATAAAAGCGACTTACTTATCATTGTTGAAAATCTTGACGACTCGGCTATTCCTGCAGCCCCTGCGGCGATGTTAGCAACCCTGGATCCAGCGACGCTTCGGGCGTGGATAGATGTTCTGCCTGCTGAGGCGGACGACTCAATTGCTTACCGGAAAACACTTGCCATTCTTCAAGGGCTTTTGGCAACTGTGCTCCCTCAAGAGACTACACTGCTTGCTAACTACCCGAACCCGTTCAACCCTGAAACTTGGATACCTTACCACTTATCAAAGGATGCAGAGGTTACACTGCATATCTATGCAGTGAACGGCACATTGGTACGGACGTTGACGCTCGGACATCAAGCCGCAGGGATGTATCAGAACCGCAGTCGTGCGGCGTATTGGGATGGTAAAAACGAATACGGTGAATCTGTCGCAAGTGGGCTCTATGTCTATACCCTCACAGCAGGCGATTTCATCGCTACGCGCAAGATGTTGATACGCAAATAA
- a CDS encoding sigma-54 dependent transcriptional regulator — MSEKTATQMQNVTRDIIGESAQMQEVFRAVNLVAPTEATVLITGETGVGKEIIAQAIHDKSSRKNKPFKVINCGAFSPELIQSELFGHEEGAFTTAIRKHHGIFEQANGGTLFLDEVSEMSPEVQVKFLRVLEQQEFSPVGAEEIIEVDVRVVAATNRNLKTAVSRKRFREDLYYRLNLFRIQIPPLRNRRSDIAPLAHDFVAQLSKGYNKFVTDIAPEAIRYLQNINWYGNVRELRNVIETALIFAESEELKKEDIETAVENLNEPDEHPDTHAEEFRDSFSGEGDPSQEPNGDSHITPEDTRDRLWELIQTGTMSEITSYISLMRYEAEIPHYSKREIAERLQISVPTLDKYCALAEENT; from the coding sequence ATGAGTGAGAAAACCGCGACTCAGATGCAGAACGTTACCAGGGATATTATCGGTGAATCAGCACAGATGCAAGAGGTCTTTCGCGCCGTAAACTTAGTCGCTCCTACAGAAGCAACTGTTCTCATCACGGGTGAAACAGGGGTTGGCAAAGAGATTATCGCGCAAGCCATTCATGACAAGAGTTCCCGTAAAAATAAGCCGTTCAAAGTAATCAACTGTGGCGCGTTTTCGCCAGAACTCATTCAAAGCGAACTCTTTGGACATGAAGAAGGGGCTTTTACCACTGCTATTCGGAAGCATCACGGTATATTTGAACAAGCAAACGGCGGCACCTTGTTCTTAGATGAAGTCAGCGAGATGTCGCCTGAAGTCCAAGTGAAATTTCTGCGTGTACTGGAGCAGCAAGAATTTTCACCGGTCGGTGCAGAAGAAATCATCGAGGTGGATGTCCGAGTGGTCGCGGCAACAAACAGGAACCTTAAAACCGCAGTGAGTAGAAAAAGATTTAGAGAAGATCTCTATTATCGACTGAACCTTTTTCGGATTCAGATTCCACCGCTCCGTAACAGGCGTTCGGATATCGCGCCTTTGGCGCATGATTTTGTCGCCCAATTAAGCAAAGGTTACAATAAATTCGTCACCGATATAGCCCCAGAGGCGATTAGATACCTTCAAAACATTAATTGGTACGGTAATGTGCGAGAGCTCAGAAATGTCATAGAAACCGCACTTATCTTTGCAGAGAGCGAAGAACTAAAAAAAGAGGACATCGAAACAGCAGTAGAAAACCTAAATGAGCCTGACGAACACCCAGATACTCACGCAGAAGAATTTAGAGATTCATTCTCTGGCGAAGGAGACCCTTCACAAGAACCTAATGGGGATTCGCATATAACACCTGAAGATACCAGGGATAGATTATGGGAGCTCATCCAGACCGGAACAATGTCCGAGATAACCTCCTATATTAGCCTTATGCGGTATGAGGCAGAAATTCCTCACTATTCCAAACGGGAAATTGCTGAACGGCTCCAAATATCTGTGCCGACCTTGGATAAATATTGTGCCTTGGCTGAGGAAAACACTTAA
- a CDS encoding Gfo/Idh/MocA family oxidoreductase — MRIGVVYSGEQIQPWLFRALYPVQLRVNCIANSSVMPENRVRVEEFASFFDCDFFESPEEMFNTPKLKLDGVIIVSDEMASVPRAQLIESALAAGINVLAPTPPGSLEEGLHLAAASEKYQRLVMTGTRFIFGRCIQEILRIVSDSGFGIIQDMRFLLGIGRVPYLNDLLKFGDSHFQIVFEIVRRLFVEYTVLPEEATVMVSKNGAPNIACTIRFPQGALCTFCQTSNRQWGNDSYHKIEITGGASYIWSDLQTWKCFSTENTFRMGGGDEEISANIQGSSGQLNEFCLAIEGNREPYAGTLRSTLPALWFRERLQDCIEHGQTSLKLSEIRANSDAEIQRLTSQLDVDPQNREYRHQKALLLGKRGDFSLALAEYHQIL; from the coding sequence ATGAGGATCGGTGTCGTTTACTCTGGAGAACAGATACAACCGTGGCTATTTCGTGCCTTGTACCCTGTTCAATTGCGTGTAAACTGCATTGCAAACTCCAGTGTCATGCCCGAAAACCGTGTCCGTGTTGAAGAGTTCGCATCATTCTTCGATTGTGATTTCTTTGAGAGCCCTGAAGAAATGTTCAATACACCTAAGCTGAAGTTAGATGGCGTTATCATTGTCTCAGACGAGATGGCAAGCGTGCCGCGCGCCCAACTCATTGAATCTGCACTTGCTGCGGGTATCAATGTCTTGGCTCCGACCCCGCCTGGCTCTTTAGAAGAGGGGCTCCACCTTGCTGCAGCATCAGAAAAATATCAACGGCTTGTTATGACAGGAACAAGGTTCATATTTGGTAGGTGTATTCAGGAAATCTTACGTATTGTCAGTGATTCCGGGTTCGGAATTATTCAGGACATGCGGTTCTTGCTCGGAATCGGACGCGTGCCGTATTTAAACGACTTGTTGAAGTTTGGAGACTCGCATTTCCAGATTGTTTTTGAGATAGTCCGCCGGCTCTTTGTAGAATATACGGTGTTGCCTGAAGAAGCGACCGTAATGGTTTCTAAAAATGGAGCACCGAACATCGCGTGCACTATCAGATTTCCGCAGGGCGCACTTTGTACGTTCTGCCAAACCTCTAATCGTCAATGGGGAAACGACTCGTATCATAAAATTGAAATTACTGGTGGTGCCTCCTACATCTGGAGCGACCTGCAGACTTGGAAATGCTTCTCCACAGAGAATACTTTTAGGATGGGCGGCGGAGATGAGGAAATTTCGGCGAATATACAAGGCTCCTCCGGTCAACTTAACGAGTTCTGTTTAGCTATTGAAGGCAATCGCGAACCTTATGCGGGCACGCTCCGGAGTACTTTGCCCGCTCTATGGTTCCGAGAAAGATTACAAGACTGTATCGAACATGGACAGACGAGTCTAAAACTGAGTGAAATTCGTGCTAACTCAGATGCTGAGATTCAACGCCTGACATCTCAGCTCGATGTTGATCCACAGAACAGAGAATACCGACATCAGAAGGCACTGCTCTTAGGTAAACGTGGTGATTTCTCCTTAGCACTTGCTGAGTACCACCAAATCCTGTGA
- a CDS encoding Gfo/Idh/MocA family oxidoreductase: MYRVGIIGLGNIASRYSTPDDAAPYCHTGGIRFCETTELVAVADMSAERQADFQETWGPAFPDNSINYYETDTQMLESEDLDIVAVCVRGPHHFTVMQNVLKADIKAIFLEKPAGCSLEEVDTMTAGADAKGIPIVVDYTRHWGPHLIRLQSLIKDGLIGEVQTVIGYCGGGVLSFAIHTTDMICQFAGYDPVSVTGFVSGGGNVPEPYEPEPAIVGSTIQFESGVIGFHVGNHGTRGGFSVDVLGSEGSVQTGFYSGATVHKGGELIDNATLDLPENASPFKIAYKQITDYLDGGPLPDCARDEYTAVNEIGFATIESSLTGQTIQLPCQNRKRLIFANG, encoded by the coding sequence ATGTATCGTGTCGGTATCATCGGGTTAGGTAACATCGCCTCCCGCTATTCAACACCAGATGACGCTGCCCCCTATTGTCACACGGGCGGCATCCGTTTTTGCGAAACAACTGAATTAGTAGCAGTTGCGGATATGTCCGCTGAACGCCAAGCAGACTTTCAAGAAACGTGGGGACCTGCTTTTCCAGACAATTCTATAAACTATTACGAAACGGATACGCAGATGCTCGAAAGCGAGGATTTGGACATCGTTGCTGTCTGTGTACGCGGCCCGCATCATTTCACGGTGATGCAGAACGTTTTAAAGGCGGACATCAAAGCCATCTTCCTCGAAAAACCAGCAGGATGTTCGCTCGAAGAAGTTGACACGATGACAGCGGGAGCCGACGCGAAAGGCATCCCTATCGTTGTTGACTACACACGGCATTGGGGCCCGCACCTCATCCGCCTCCAATCGCTCATCAAAGACGGACTCATCGGTGAGGTGCAAACCGTCATCGGCTACTGTGGTGGTGGCGTGCTCTCCTTCGCTATCCATACAACGGATATGATCTGCCAGTTCGCTGGCTACGACCCAGTTTCAGTGACGGGATTCGTTTCCGGGGGCGGTAATGTCCCAGAGCCTTACGAACCTGAACCCGCGATTGTCGGTTCAACGATTCAGTTTGAAAGCGGCGTTATCGGTTTTCACGTTGGAAATCATGGGACACGCGGTGGATTTTCCGTTGATGTGCTGGGCAGCGAAGGGAGCGTTCAGACAGGATTTTATAGTGGAGCGACTGTGCATAAAGGCGGTGAATTGATTGATAATGCGACCCTTGACCTCCCCGAAAATGCCAGTCCGTTCAAGATTGCATACAAACAGATTACGGATTACCTCGACGGCGGACCCCTCCCCGATTGTGCGCGGGACGAGTATACCGCTGTCAACGAAATTGGATTTGCGACGATCGAGAGCAGCTTAACTGGACAAACGATACAACTCCCGTGTCAGAATCGGAAACGACTCATCTTCGCGAACGGTTAA
- a CDS encoding glycine/sarcosine/betaine reductase selenoprotein B family protein → MASVWKLDRLSRFFMKFYGGRRYQTSPNTPLCLPLNQCSVALITTAGFFLDGQDPFEKGDCSYREIPNSIPTQALINGHKSAAYDERGIEIDPNLAFPLDRFRELETEGKIGSLNDRHLSFMGSITKPQHLITQTAPEVGQMLKADGVDVAFLTPV, encoded by the coding sequence ATGGCATCTGTCTGGAAACTTGATCGTCTCTCTCGATTCTTTATGAAGTTTTACGGTGGTCGGCGGTATCAAACATCTCCCAACACACCGCTGTGCTTGCCGTTGAATCAATGTAGCGTTGCACTTATTACGACCGCGGGGTTCTTTCTCGATGGGCAGGACCCTTTTGAGAAGGGAGATTGTTCGTACCGCGAGATTCCAAATTCCATTCCGACCCAAGCACTTATAAACGGACATAAAAGTGCGGCTTACGATGAACGCGGTATCGAAATTGATCCGAACCTTGCGTTTCCACTTGATAGATTCAGGGAGTTGGAGACGGAAGGTAAAATCGGATCCCTAAACGATAGGCACCTCAGCTTTATGGGGTCAATTACAAAACCGCAACACCTCATTACGCAAACCGCCCCTGAGGTTGGACAGATGCTTAAAGCCGATGGTGTTGACGTTGCTTTCTTAACCCCTGTGTGA
- a CDS encoding lamin tail domain-containing protein: MKTLNVNWKIMVSIALVLMSFCFMAGTTYSEVSISEVMYGSEIRFSPKQWIEIFNSGTEVINLTGWTLTIQNVDSDDLLGPVTATINFRDATFEDAPRIWPKDFLLIVTSKTDENSGDFMEDQVYDLRWREDLGISFNTTWLSAEGFHIKLTDKDGNLVDEAGNYDGTTTLWDLPYHFNRGRNRAGNRTSLIRRYANGVALDGTLKESWVSAADANLAADQKTYYGDENDISSPGILNNVNSSPPVVVEQPATVPAANTDGTPPVVTQQPDTPQPGTPQVVTQQPPTSTTTVRLLPATVAAPAVGDELTFSLDIVDGVSVAGYEATVQFNKTAFRHVESEIGDYLPAGAFFAPPVAEEGSVKLTATSLKGEVNGNGTLATITFEVIAEETFTLTLSDVLLADSKGKSSVPKVENAQITKVKASGLKGDVNGDGTVNVQDLVLVGTSLGQTGQNAADINGDGVVNISDLVLVAGALGTSAAAPSLHPQSLEMLTATDIKQWLSAAQQLDLTDTTSQRGILFLQQLLVTLTPKETALLANYPNPFNPETWIPYHLAKDADVTLHIYAVNGQLVRTLALGYQAAGMYQSRSRAAYWDGRNAFGEPVASGVYFYTLTAGEFSATRKMLIRK, encoded by the coding sequence ATGAAAACGCTAAATGTGAATTGGAAAATCATGGTCTCAATTGCTTTGGTGTTGATGAGTTTTTGTTTTATGGCAGGAACAACGTATAGCGAGGTCAGCATCAGTGAAGTCATGTATGGATCGGAGATAAGATTTTCGCCAAAACAATGGATAGAGATATTCAATTCTGGGACAGAGGTAATCAATCTTACTGGGTGGACACTAACTATTCAGAATGTAGACTCGGATGACCTACTCGGACCAGTGACGGCGACAATCAATTTTAGAGACGCTACCTTTGAGGATGCGCCACGGATATGGCCAAAGGATTTTCTCTTGATAGTGACATCGAAAACTGATGAAAACTCAGGAGATTTCATGGAAGATCAAGTTTACGATCTCAGGTGGCGAGAAGACTTAGGCATTAGTTTCAACACTACATGGTTGAGTGCGGAAGGCTTTCATATAAAACTGACCGATAAAGATGGCAACTTGGTAGATGAGGCGGGAAACTACGACGGAACTACGACGCTTTGGGATTTACCTTACCATTTTAACAGAGGTAGAAACAGAGCCGGTAATCGGACTTCACTCATACGCCGTTATGCCAACGGTGTCGCACTTGATGGAACGCTAAAAGAGAGTTGGGTGTCCGCAGCTGATGCGAATCTCGCAGCAGATCAAAAAACCTATTACGGTGATGAAAATGACATCAGTTCACCTGGCATCCTTAATAATGTCAATTCTTCGCCGCCGGTTGTCGTAGAACAACCCGCTACCGTGCCAGCTGCTAACACAGATGGGACTCCACCGGTTGTAACACAACAACCTGATACTCCGCAACCTGGGACTCCGCAGGTTGTAACACAACAACCCCCGACTTCTACAACAACCGTCCGCCTTCTACCGGCGACAGTAGCAGCTCCTGCTGTGGGAGACGAATTAACATTCTCTCTGGACATCGTAGATGGAGTATCGGTGGCGGGATATGAGGCAACTGTACAATTCAATAAAACGGCTTTCCGCCATGTGGAAAGTGAAATCGGTGATTATCTCCCTGCCGGAGCCTTTTTTGCACCACCGGTTGCTGAAGAAGGCAGCGTGAAACTTACCGCAACATCGCTTAAAGGCGAAGTCAATGGAAACGGCACGCTCGCGACGATTACTTTTGAGGTGATTGCTGAGGAGACATTCACCTTGACATTATCCGATGTGCTTCTCGCTGATAGCAAAGGGAAGAGCTCTGTTCCGAAGGTTGAAAACGCGCAAATTACGAAAGTGAAAGCCTCCGGACTCAAAGGCGATGTCAATGGGGACGGGACTGTAAATGTCCAGGATTTGGTGTTGGTCGGAACCAGTTTAGGCCAGACGGGCCAGAACGCTGCAGATATCAACGGAGATGGGGTCGTCAATATCAGTGATCTCGTCCTTGTTGCTGGGGCATTGGGGACAAGTGCCGCCGCACCCTCTCTACATCCGCAATCTTTGGAGATGCTCACTGCTACAGATATCAAACAGTGGCTATCCGCTGCACAGCAACTGGACCTCACGGATACAACGTCACAGCGTGGTATTCTGTTCTTACAACAACTCCTTGTAACGTTGACCCCCAAAGAGACGGCACTACTTGCTAACTACCCAAATCCGTTCAATCCGGAAACGTGGATACCCTACCACTTGGCAAAAGATGCGGATGTTACACTGCATATCTATGCCGTGAACGGACAATTAGTGCGGACGTTGGCATTGGGTTATCAAGCTGCAGGGATGTATCAAAGTCGTTCGCGTGCGGCGTATTGGGATGGGAGAAACGCCTTCGGTGAACCCGTCGCAAGCGGTGTGTATTTCTATACGCTTACCGCAGGCGAATTTTCTGCTACGCGCAAGATGTTGATACGCAAATAG